A region of the Sarcophilus harrisii chromosome 3, mSarHar1.11, whole genome shotgun sequence genome:
TCTTTCCCCCAGAGCGGACAGCCGGCCTTTCCCTCCCCTCGCCTTTCCTGGTAGATGGGACTGAATGGGAAGGAAAGCGATGGAAATGGGGGCGCTGCGTTTCGGAGCGGGGCTCCCATTGTGTGTCTGGGCTCTCTGTGGAAGCCGGGGGCAAAGCCGCGGAACTGTTGCAAGCAGTGAATGAATTCCAACAGCTTTAAACCAAACCagcgcctccccctcccctcccagacAGACCCTACCCCCTAGGCCCGAGGGCTAGCCAGGCAGCCCCCCGCCCCTGCGGCCTCCCAGCCCTGACTCGGTCTGAGTCCTTTAAAGGACGAATCAGTAGCGTCTGTGGGCCTTGattccccgccccctccccaccgccttccctccctctccccgcccccctcGAGATGCTTTAGGCTTGTCTCTGTCTGCCATCTAGTGGCCGTCGAGACCCCGGGAATCGGATTCAGCGAGAGGGCGGACTGCAAGGAGAAGAAACCCTTGAGAATCGGGGGATCCCAGTGAATAAAACTAGGGATTAGCAAGTAGAGGAGTAGCCCCCCCCATTCCCGAAAACGTGATGTGGGAATGACTAACATAGCCGCCCTCTGTGTGCCCCCTCCTTCCTCAGCTTGGGATGGCCATGGCTTTCCTGGCAGCTGCATTACAAACTGCAGGGTGGGAAGGCTCCTAGCCCAATTTCCCTGTTTTTCAAAGGCCCAGAGAGGAAATTGTCTTGCCCAAGGACACCCGAGTAGCAGGTATCTGGACCTCAGTACTAGGGAAGctctccattttcccttttaaaaggaGGGTTTCAGCACTCTGAGGTTGGTAAGGGGGGAAAACTGCCAGGGAAGTGGCAGTAATGGAATCACTGAAGACTCCCCTGACTTCCATTGCAtcgtacctactatgtgctgggcattggGCTTAGCTTTAcgagtattatctcatttgacccctGTATTTAGGACCAGGATCCCGGCTCCCATCTAAAGGAAGAGTTCAGAATATGTCTCCTTTTAatttggggggaaagaaaaatcacttctctAGGACATCTGGCCATCTTGTTTGGTCTGCTCGCTTGTAGTCGCCTGACATTTTGCAGAAAGAGAAGGCCGAAGGGGGCAACTAGACTGTTATCTGGCTGCTGGATGTGCTTTGGACTTAGAAGGTTGTGTGAGGGCCTACCAAGGGGAAAGGTTTGTGTGTTTGTATGAAAACCACTCGGTCTATATAAGTGTCTCTTAGCAGTGCTTCTGACCTCGTTGCCTGGTTTTTGAGCTTGTGCGCTAAGTATCAGCTGCGTCTGGATGGGTAGTAAGTATCTCCCCCCCAGGTGAGAGACCAGCTCCTCCAGCAGGACCGCCGGGCCTGGCCAGAGCCCACCCAGCTAGCGCTCAGTCCAGTCTCCAAGCCCACTCAGCCCCGAGAGCCCCGGATGGGTGTTCCACAGCCTAGTCCGGGGACCGGCTACGCGAGGCTTCTTGAGAGCTGTTCTTGTATTGTTTGGAAATTAACCCATGGACGCTTTGGAAACTTTGGCAAGACCCACTCATCGCTTTCCTAGCACAGTTACTGATTTCCAGCTCCATtcatatgaataataaaaacGTTGGCCAGCGTCTGTTGAGACCATTTGAAAGGCACTTGGATGGGGCGGGGGTTCCCGCCCGTGCGCCTCGCCTCTTTATCCGGCAGGCAGAAGGACGGCAGGAGAGTTGCCCCGCAGGCGCCGGCCAAGCCCAAGCCTGCTCAGGCTGGGCCGCCTCCTTCGGGCGCCTGGCCGTGGGGCTGCGGCTCCGCAGGTACCGAGCGGCTGCTGCGGAAGCCCAGCTCTCTCTGTTACATTTCAGCGGGCGCTCAGAGCCTGCCCTCGGGGCAGGGAGCGGGAGGCGCGCGCTCAGAGCCTGCCCTCGGGGCAGGGAGCCGGGGCCGGCCTGCGTGGCCGCGGGTCCGAGGCGCGCGCCCCCGCGGAGGGGCTGGCACCCCCGCGGAGGGGCTGGCACCCCCGCGGAGGGGCTGGCACCCCCGCGGAGGGGCTGGCGTCCCGCAGCGCTCTCCCGACTCTCGGGAGCCCCCGCGGGCTTGCAGAGCGCGCCCTGACCCTCGCCTCCCTCTCCCCCGCCGGAGGCAGACGCGGACCTCACGCAGATCCCAGGAGTGCGCGAGGCCGCTGGAGAAGCTGCTCCGGAgcgggccggggccgggggcgCACCCAGGGGGCATCACGGAGAGGAGGGAGCTGGGCTTGCCGGCTCCAGCCACGAGCATCAGCCCCTCTCCCTCCTCAGAGCCCTGTTTCTCTCCTCCCCGAGGGCTGCCCGTCGGTCCCCGTCCCCCGCGTCCAGCCCGGTTCGGCCAGCGCGGGACTCCGTCCCAAGGATGCCCAGACCGCCTCGGGCCGGAAGCGGCGGGCGGCAGGCTGGCACTGCCCCCCAACTAGGGTGGTTAGCCCAGTTAGAGGGCAAGGAGGAGGCGGTGCCCGCGGTCAATGCCTGGTGAAGAGCGGCCCCTTGTGGGCGGCAGGGGAAGCTCCCCACGCCGAGCCTTGGGACCCTTTGCTCTTCTTGTCTTTTCCCACCAGTCTTAGGTTCCTTCGGCCTCCCTCGTCCTCCCCGTCCCCTGCAGGCTGCGCGCTCTCGCGCGTGGTCTGGGGCGGAGGGGACGGCACGCGCAGCCCCCTTCCCCGGCCGGGGGCCTTGGGCGGGCTCCGGGCCCGGGCGGGCGCTGCGGGCAGTGGGTGCAGGGCCGAGTCCTGGCTCGGGGGCAGCCGTGGCCTTGCACAGGCTCGCAGCGGGCGCACCGCGGGCATCGGTgccaggggggaggggagggcgagAGGAtgctgggggaaagggaaaggtcagggggaagggagaaaggaccGATCCCGGCAGGGGGACGCCTGAGGGCGGCGCTGAGCAAGCAGGCCCCGCGGTTTCTAAGCGCTTGAATGGGCCAGCCCGGTCAGGAGGCCTTTCTGGGCCTCACTCGGCTGTCTGTGAAATGGGGCAATGATACCACTTGCTCCACACCGTGCAACCCTGAAAGCTATGGCAACGCGAATGCCTCTGGCACCGAGCCTGGCCGCGCGCCAGCCCCTTGGCTGGCCTGCTCTGGATGGGGGGAGGGCCAAGATTTCGGGGAAATTAGCCCAGGAGATCCCGACGTCCCTCCGGGGTGGGCCGGGCTATTTCGGAGCTCAGGCGCTGGCCAGCTTCTCGCAAACGCGGACGGGAGGGACTCGGCGCAGCTTCGCCCCAGGCCCGCCGAGCTGCGGGGCCCGCCGGCCGCGTTCGCCTGGTCCTCGCATCTCTGCTCAGACCCGGAATCCCAAGGGGGCTCTGGGGCCGCCAGAGCCGCCCCTGCTCCCGACTCACTCCCagttccttctcctccccttatctcctcttcccctccctccgcCCCCGCCGGAGGACAGGGAAGAAACCGTTAGGAAGCGCCTGCGTTTCCTTTGGGAAGGATCGTGCATCCGCTGGAGAGGCAGGACCCGCCTTGTCCTCCGAccgggagagagagagagagagagagagagagagagagagagagagagagagagagagagggagggagagggagggagggagagaggggagagagacagagagagagaggacagagagacagagagacagagagaggggagggagggagagggagggagggagggaaagagagagagagagagggagggagggagagggagagagagagacagagagacagagagagagagagagagagagagagagaacagattcAGACAGAGAAACATAGACAGACACTGAgccagacacagagacaaagctAGAGAACagagggacagggacagagagacagagatagagacagagagagacagagacagagagaaagaggggagagagacagagacagacactgagccaaagacacagagacagagctTGAGAACAGAGCGACggggcagacagacagacagacggacagaGGCACAGCCAGAGACAGTCAGAGGCAGAGCAGGGAAGAGGGAGCCAGCAGGCCAGGGTGGGGGCTCCCGCCGCCCGCCGCCCGCCGGCTTAGGCTGCTTAACGATTGCACCTCGGGCTACTTCCTGGAAAGTTACTTCTGGTTGGAGCTAGCGATAGGCGGGGAGGGTTCCCTGAAATCCGCCTAGTTTCAGTGGACTCCATTCCGGGAATGGGACGGCAGTGACATTCCGCCCGCCCGCCCCCCCATCCCCGGCTTGACGCTCTTAAAAAATCGCGAAGGGGAAAATGCCCGAAAAGTTTGCCCTGAGGCTGAGCGCATCCCGGCACCGCGGCCCAGCTCCTTCGGCGCCTCTGCGGCCGCTGCCCGGCCGGCGGGTGCGGGACCGAGCCGGCGGAGCCGCGGGGGTGGGAGGCGACTGGCAGCCAGGTACGGTGGCGTGGGGAGCTTACGGAGGCTCGGGGAAGGGCTGGCAGCCTCCgaggagggggggggagaattcGGGGGCCCCGAGAGCCGGGACTTCGGGGTGATCTCCCCGTGCAGGGAGCAGCTCATCCTTCCACAAGAGAAGGGGCTGGGAGGTGGAGATGCCCTctgggggcagggaggggctTGGGTACCACAGGAGGCTGAGGAAAGAGAATCCTTCAAATCCCTTCCTGGGGTCGCTGGTGAGGCAGAAGGAGGTGGGGGCGGGCGCGGCGAGGGAACGAGGACAGGGTAGAAAGGATGCTTGACTCCTTGTCTGTGGCTTTCTCCCTGCTTTCAGTATTGCTGCAGGAGCCCTTTCAGTCAGACACCGGTCCTGCCCctcccattcctccctccctcggCCGGGGCTAACCTTGGAAGCGCTGACTCAGGAGAGCTAGTCGTGGGCGACGCTGAGAACCCCCCCCATTCCTGACTGGCAGCCCCTAACAATTAGGGGTGCAGGTCACTGCCCAACCTTATCTTAGCGTTGTTTTCCAGTCTGGAAACCTCCCCCATGAGCTGCTgcttggagggaggggaaagggaaaagaaaaaaaaacaaaacaaaacgattTCACATAAACAGAGACTAACCTGCTGCTTTGGGATAGAGCTGAGacagaaatcatataaaaagAGCCAAAGCCTTGAATGTAGTACTTGCTGGATGGGAGTATTTCTGTGGGAAATTGCTGCACCCAGTTGTTGCCCCCCTGGGAGGAGATGGCCAGGGTGGGCAGAGGACATATAGTGCTGGCTGCAAAGCTACATGGGAACTTGTCTTCAGTGCCTTTCTGCGCCCCTTTTAGCCTCGAGCCCTTTCACCCACACGTGGAAACGGAGAGCACAGAGCCTTCTTTGGGGGCTACAGAGAGTTATCTCCCAGGGTCTGAAGGCTCCGGGAAACTAGCTTCTCCACTTTGCTCTGCATAGTCAGGTCCCTGGGAAGATGCCCTAACATTTGGATTTTCTGTCACTGATGTAAAAAGCCTTCTGAGCTAAAACTGCCTTTAGAGAGGACGAGATTCGGGTGCAGCTCCTTTATCTATAGCACGAGGGGATATTTAAGTTCTAgagaactcagtttcctcctattgAGGAGGTTGGACCTTTGAGATCCCTTTTAGTCCTGGCTCTGTGTGTCTCCGATCCCTCCCAGTTCTAATGTTCTCTGACATTTGGAAGaggaatttaattaaattggCACATTGAATATAACCCATAAGCCGACTTTATTAATCTAGAAGGTTCTAGTGATCAGCTGAGGCACAGTAAGAATACATTTCCTTCTTTCCGGCTCCTGCTATCTCTGATTTTAAAGCCAGacttggggcggggggggggggataattAATTAGGCACCTAGCAGCCAAAGGAGAAAGTCTTCCCCAGTGGGAGAGGTCTCTTTTCTCCCCTAGTTTGCAGAGAGTTGAACCAGTAGGTGGCAACAATTTATAAGACCTGGAAGTCCAGAATCTAATGCTTTGTATGTAACCATTAGGCtagggtgggaagggagggaaagaggcaaTTTATATATAGGGGACTGGAGAGACTGTGACTGTCCTAGAAACTCAGGAAAGGGGCGCGGGGAGGAGACAgggagagtctttttttttttttcctttcctttctttttcttttcttttcttttttcttttctctcctctctctctctctctctctctctctctctctctctctctctctctctttctctctctctctctctaagacTTTCATGTCTTGGGTCCTATCAATGTTCATATGATGAAAAGAGAATGCTGGAGCGTAAGTACAGACATTCAAGTTTGGGGACCAGCTATGAGACTGGGCTCCAGTCACTTCCCATTTCTGGATCTCTGTtgctttatctgcaaaatggacatGTTCATGCTTGCCCTGCTTTACTGCTGCACTTGATTGtcctaaggatcaaatgatattagAGCTGTGATTATGCTTTCGAGCTGGACTGCCTGCTTTCTGGTTTGTGCGTCACTACCGGATGCTGCCTGGTTTTTACTTTGAGAGAGACCCTCTTTCAATGGGGTAAGGAAGGACCCTGGCGTGCCTGTTGGTCTTGTTGTAGAACATCAATAACTGGAGAACATACGTAGCTTTAGTGTGGGAGCTCCCTCGGCCAGAATCCTCTTGTCCTTCTCTGCCTAATGATAAACATTGCTGTTCTTATTAAGGCGAGACTGGCTGATTAGCAGATGTGAATcaatctcccttttctcttttctctttcccacagGTTTTAAAAGAAGTCTTGAACTGTGAATTGAGGCTTTGGGTACGTAAACtgaatttccttttgttaaaattttatgaACAAAAGGTTTCCCTTAGCTTTGGTCGCCATGTGGAGCCACAGCAACCTACTGTGGACTAGTAGATCTTGCTTAAATATTGGTTGTACTAATgagcaaattattttttgttgaggAAAGAGAAgtgcccccccccctttctcttcctttcttgacTTTGGGTTATCCCACCAAGGAGACTTTGCATGGGATGGTCATGTCTTAACAAATGGCTCTCAGGACTTGTAGGGATTTGTGTCCACACCAGCTCAAGAGGTATAGAGGAAGGACCAGGGCATGCTGGGTAGGCAGTGGAAGGTTTCTGGGAAGGGATGGATGGAGAACAGTCTGGATTATGGGAGGCAGTGTCTGCGGCCGTGAAATCATGGCTCCCCTAAGAGTTCCAGTGTAACTGAACCTGACCTGGGAACAACTCCGAGAGGGACGAGTGAGAGAGTTCAGGGCTAAGGCAGGGACTGCAGTGACCTGGGCCGATGGCCTGGACTCTGCAGACCGTCTCTGGTGCCCCCTTGTGGCGGCTGTGGCCGTGTCCTGGGCATCCTTCCTGGGAAGCACTCATCCCCGGCCCCTTTTCCAGGTGGAGACAAGATGGCCTCGCCGGCAGACAGCTGCATCCAGTTCACCCGCCACGCCAGCGACGTCCTGCTCAACCTGAACCGCCTTCGGAGCCGAGACATCCTGACCGATGTGGTCATCGTGGTCAACCGGGAGCAGTTCCGGGCCCACAAGACCGTGCTCATGGCCTGCAGGTGAGAGGGCGACGGAGCAGGAGCGGGGGGCAGCGGGCTCGGGCTGGGGGCTCGCCCAGGCAACGGCCTCGGGGGGATGGAGCACTCTCATGGGCACCGGGGAGACCAAGCAGTATGTGGGGGGCCTTGCATCAAGCTTGTGTCCCCTGCCACGGCCTCCGAGTCTCCCAGAACCACTCCCAGGTTCCTCGGGCTCCTAGGGGCGGGCAGGGCATGAGCAGCAGGTCATGTAGCTTGTAGAGAGCTTTGCTAAGCTGGGGAGAGGTTGGGTCCTTGTGTGAGCGTGGAAGGGACGCCCGAGTCCCAGCTCCTCATTTACAGATGCGTAAACTGAGGCCCGTCAGACAGGCAGACCTTCCATTCTCCTGAATGAGCACGTACTCTCTGTAGGCTGTTCCATCCCATCAGAGCAGGCTGATGTAGCTCACAGAGTAACGTCCCCTAGGATGTGGTTTAACATGGCATAGCCAGCGCCAGGTTACCAAGCCCAGAACCCAGCGGTATTGTGGCCACCTCCAGGGCAAAGAATCACACTTTTCTGTCTCCGTCTGGCCAGCGGCCTGTTCTACAGCATCTTTACTGACCAGCTGAAGTGCAACCTGAATGTGATCAACCTCGACCCTGAAATCAACCCCGAGGGCTTCTGCATCCTGCTGGACTTCATGTACACGTCCCGCCTGAACCTCCGTGAGGGGAATATCATGGCGGTGATGGCCACCGCCATGTACCTGCAGATGGAGCACGTCGTGGACACCTGCCGAAAGTTCATCAAGGCCAGGTGAGTCTCCCCTTCGTCCTCGGACACCACAGGCTTTCCCTCCAGGAAAGGTCCCTCCCCTGGGATCCAGGGCATTGATGGACAGAGGGGAATCAGTGTCGACTTCTGCTGTGCAATGTCCGGGAGTTGGGATGGATGTGGCCCCTCTGGAGTGGAGGAGGCAGCAGGGGTCCCACGCACTGAGTCGTTCATACTCGAGGTGCAGAAGGCTGAGGGGGGAGGCAGGAACCTTCCAGAGCTACGGTCCCTTACACAGTGCTTGGAACAGAGCGTATTGTGTGCTTGGGAGCTTGGAGACCCTTCAGGCGGCAGCAGTGACTGCTCTCTCACGGAGATCCCCGGTCAGcggggggtgtcagggctgggagggaccgCAGAGGTCGGCTGTCCAGTGCACTTAAATGACCCATCCGAGTTACAGGTGGGGGCAGGTGGGAAGCACGTGGGGAAAAAGACCCCTTTATGTTTCCCCAGgtctttttttaaggaaaaatggtGTTTCCCCGGAGGAGTATTTCCCCCTCTTGGGGGGGGGACCTGGTTTCCCTTTTGGGCGGGGGGCCTTGGttgtcccctccccccttcctttgtCCCCTTCCCGGGAAAGCCCAGGGAGGAATGGGTGCCCCGGGCGGCCCCCGGGCCCCCCGGGAGGGGGTCCTCCCGGCCCAGGCCCCCCCCAGGAGCAAGGCCGCATGGAGGCCGGGCCCGGCCAGCGggcccccccggggccccccagGGAGGGCGTGCCCAGGTTCAAGGTGACCAGGGCCTCCCCGTTCCGCCTCAACAATCGTCTTTCCTTGCAAGCCCCAAGGAGGAGGAGAGGACCTCCTCCCAATCCCACCAGCCCCCCAATGCCCCCTGAACCCGGGCCTGGGAGCCCCAGAGCCCCGGTCAACGCCAGCCCCAACCCCGCCCACCGAGTCCAGCAGCAGCAAGAACGCCTGATCCTGAGGGGCCGCCCCCTCGCCAAGAGTCCTACTGGACCCCGGGGAACTGGAAGAAGTACAAGTTCATGGGTTGAACCCCTGAACCGAACGCGTCGGAGGAGCCGGAAAGGGGCCGCCTGTCCCCGGCGAGCCCCGCCCACCTGCCAGCAGCCCCTTTAAATCCCCCCGACCAAGTTGGGGAGGCGGAAGACTCGCTATCGCAGGCCAGCAGGTCAAAAAATCCAACAGGTGAGAGGGGTCCCGGGGCAGGGACGGCTTGGGGTGCCCGGGGCAGGGACGGGCTGGGGTGTCCGGAGCAGGGATGGccggggtggggaaagggagggctGGGGTGTCCGGGACAGGGACGGGCTTGGGGGTGCTCCGGGAGCAGGGACGGGGCTTGGGGTTCCCGGGGCAGGGAGGGCCTGGGGGCCCGGGAGCAGGGATGGGATTGCCCAGGAGGGGATGGGCTAGGGATGCCAGGGAAGGAGACTTTGTTCTGGGAGCAGGATGGCTATGGGTGCTCCAGGAGCAGGGATGGGCTCGGGGATGCTCTAGGAAGCAGTGATGAGCTTGGGGGTGCTCCGGGAGCAGGGACGGGCCCTTAGGATGGCCAGCGGGGACAGTCTCTGGAATACATAACTATTGGTACCGCCATGTTGGAACCGAACCTCAGCAGGGTGAGCTCCTCCAGCTCTTCCAATAGGGTCAGCACCAGAGCCCAAGCCAAGGATCAGTACCGGTCCTTTGGGCAGCTCTCTATAGGGCAAGCGACTTGGAGTCCTGAATGTCCCCAAGGAGAACTCAGATACCCAGATAAACCAGGGCAAAGCAGAGTAAAAAGTGTATCAGTGCAGGGGTGGGAGGGCCCTGCCCACAGCATCAGGAGCGACCTTGTATAAAGGCAGGAGCCTGGGGAttctgggaaggaaaggaagggggagtgGGACCCGGCTGCCTCCGGCATTGGGGAAGTGACGGCGGCTCCCTGCTCTCAGGCCCAGGCCCAAGGACCCCCCGCTTCCCTGACTGAGTCTCTTGTCGCTCTTGCCCTCAGGTCCCTGGCCGGCTCCCCCCGGAGCAGCACAGAAGGACACTCTCCCTTGTATCTGCCCTCGCCCAAGTGCCGCTCGTGCGGCTCCCAGTCCCCGCAGCATTCGGAGATGTGCCTTCACACCACAGGCACCACCTTCCCGGAGGAGATGGGAGAGACTCAGTCGGAGTACTCAGACTCCAGCTGTGGTGAGTTCCCAGTCCCTGACTCCCACTCTCCTCTGCTTCCAACCCCAGCAGCCCAAGctaccttcctcctcttcctcttctcttcttcctcttctcttcctccattttttccctttcttctcttcttcttcccctcttcctcctttctctttcttctcttcttcctcctcctccttttcctcttcctcctcctcttcctctttttttcctcctcttcctcttcttcctcctcttcctccttttcctcttctcctcttcttcctccttttccttttttcctcttcctcatcatcttcctcctctttcttctcctcttcttcctccttctcctccttttcctcttttttgtcttCCAAGGCTTTTGTCTTATATTTCTGGTTTGGGGCTGCTGCTTGATGGCCGTTTCCCTGGCTTTTCTGAAGACAAGGGCAGGCCAATGAGATGCTGAAGGTCATTAAACTCATTCTAAGCAGCCCACCCCTGCCTGTGTGCAAAGCCTGCTGGGTCACAAGATCCTCTCAGTACCCAGCATTCAGGACACTGTTCACGTGCCCACTCTAGGAAGCCCCGATAAATGGCAACGTTTTGGGGTCGAGCCTTGGAGCCCAATCTAGACAACGAGGACAGTCCATAGTTTGCCAGACAACAGCCCACCTACTCTGCCCTGGTGGAAGCGGGGCAACCCATGTTTGGATAGAAAGGTGGTCTTTGCACCGTTTCTAACAAGAAAGAAAGATCCCTTTCCCTGTAGCCTCCAGGGCTAGGAGGAGGTGCTGGACTCTTGGGTTGAAAGGTCTGGGttattcctctccccttccccttattTCTTGCTCTGCTTCTGCCGTGTGATAGTGGAACAAACCCAGCCTCCCTGAGCTTCAGTAGAGGCTTTAGATAATGACtgtgtggtgcagtggatggggAGGAGCTGATTTTGAGTTTTCTCTTTGACACGTGTTGCctctgattctgggcaagtccctgAAAAAAAACCTCTGGGTCTCAGATAGCTGAGGAGATGCTGACCTGCCTGGTGAAGGGAGTTTCCTCCTGAGGGAAGTCCTCATGGAAACATTCACTCCCTATCCTTCTGAGCCCCTTTCTT
Encoded here:
- the BCL6 gene encoding LOW QUALITY PROTEIN: B-cell lymphoma 6 protein (The sequence of the model RefSeq protein was modified relative to this genomic sequence to represent the inferred CDS: deleted 1 base in 1 codon) translates to MASPADSCIQFTRHASDVLLNLNRLRSRDILTDVVIVVNREQFRAHKTVLMACSGLFYSIFTDQLKCNLNVINLDPEINPEGFCILLDFMYTSRLNLREGNIMAVMATAMYLQMEHVVDTCRKFIKAGESPLRPRTPQAFPPGKVPPLGSRALMDRGESVSTSAVQCPGVGMDVAPLEWRRQQGSHALSRSYSRCRRLRGEAGTFQSYGPLHSAWNRAYCVLGSLETLQAAAVTALSRRSPVSGGCQGWEGPQRSAVQCTYPGRNGCPGRPPGPPGGGPPGPGPPQEQGRMEAGPGQRAPPGPPREGVPRFKVTRASPFRLNNRLSLQAPRRRRGPPPNPTSPPMPPEPGPGSPRAPVNASPNPAHRVQQQQERLILRGRPLAKSPTGPRGTGRSTSSWVEPLNRTRRRSRKGAACPRQEPGDSGKERKGEWDPAASGIGEVTAAPCSQAQAQGPPASLTESLVALALRSLAGSPRSSTEGHSPLYLPSPKCRSCGSQSPQHSEMCLHTTGTTFPEEMGETQSEYSDSSCENGAFFCNECDCRFSEEASLKRHTLQTHSDKPYKCDRCQASFRYKGNLASHKTVHTGEKPYRCNICGAQFNRPANLKTHTRIHSGEKPYKCETCGARFVQVAHLRAHVLIHTGEKPYPCEICGTRFRHLQTLKSHLRIHTGEKPYHCEKCNLHFRHKSQLRLHLRQKHGAITNTKVQYRVSAADLPPEIPKAC